TCCTTGGAAATGGGAACAAACTCTTTTTTTCGTGAAGTGAGTCATAAAGCTTTCAAATTACAGCTGGGACTTTCCATAATATACTGAGTTATATGTGGCCTAATGTGATAACTCGAGAAAATCATGTTGTGGGTTATTATATTTGGTTCCCAGTGACTTCCATTATACAcacagaaaaaattatattaataacaacaataataataatacataaaaaaatacagtggaagtAAACGGAAATGAAAATAACTATTGGCTCATTAGTAATTTTAGCAATACACTTCAATATTACtacattttcaaatgtgtttatGAGCCTACAGTGTATTGCTGCTCAGTACTGTAAGTCACCAATAGTTAGGTAAGCACAAATTTAGTTGGTTTGGTAAGCATATATGTTAATTGCCATcctcttttaactttttttctatatGCAGATGTTATATAACCATTGAACCTTTGCCTCAGTTTTATAGTATACTATAAATAAGTACTATAAGTATATATACTTAACTTGCACCCACATACAGGCACACATTCCAGTATGGAGTGTTCAGATCACTCGAGTTGCAACGAATATGGCTTTCCTAAGGATAACTGGCTGCACTAGGTTTTGTACTAGGAAAAACTAAATGAATTTTTTGATGAACCGCCACTGTGCTTAACAGGGTATTGTTGAAAGCAATGAAAAGAACATAAGTAGCTGTGTATATAAAAGAGAGAGTCATAATTGTGTCTCCTGAAAGTCTTTTCATGTGGTAATAAAGTGTGTGTCACGTGATTAAATCACAAAATGAGGGGAAATTAGTACAACATACTAGCGTCAGCGAGGATGGAGGAGAAACTGTATTGACAAAAGCGCTCAATACATTATAATTCACTACAGTACACTCCTGCTCACTCAGTGATTACATAATGAAGGTCACTTAATTGTTTAGGTTCACTTCTACTGTAAAGTTCACTTCTTGATGACAGACAGTTGTCGCTCACATGATGAGTGACAAGTTCGATAGTTTTTAGTTACACCTTACTTGGCTAATTTTATTATCAGTCATTATCAGGGAAGCCACAAACGCATttactacagtttaaaaaattGATTAGCACTTCGCCTCACACTTAATACTTGCTCTGTCAAAGATATTTTACTCAAGATGTGCGTAGGTGTACATAACTACTTGAAAATCAATAAATTGATCTAGGAAATTGAAGACATTCACTCAAGTGGCCAGCACTTTTTCACTTCAAGAAAGTGCTAAAAAACTGCATACACAATACCAGTTCTGGTGGAACAAAAAGAATTCTGTTAagagtttactcaccctcatgctgttccaaagcCGACTgctgatttttttgaaaaatcttcacactgctcttttttcATAAAAGACCTCATAGTGAGAcatctgaagaaaaagaaaaggcaaaaaaaaactgtaaatgcatGAAAGTGGTCCATATGGCATGTGCGCTATATTCTAAGTCTTCTGAGGCCATATGATTCATTTTAACAATTCCAGTTCCTTAACAGTTCCATTAGTAATTATGTAAGCCTTgttaagaataaatatttatatagatatatgtttaagtcacacacacacacacacacacacacacaaaaaaaaaaccctgattaaagtcattcattcaggaaATCAGTCTttatgttttgattcactaagcATAGTCTAATCTGAATCGTAATTGTTCAcccatgccattccaaacctgtatgactttctttttcttctgttgaacacaagatattttgaagaatggtggTAACGAAACAGTTCTGGTGACCTTTAACTTCAATTGTatgaaaaaaacactgagacatttctcaaaatatcttctgttccATTAACCATGACCTTCACTATTATATATGCAAtgtaatatcaatataataataactgcAAAATAACTATAATTGATTCATAAAAGCATAAGGCTGCATATAGCAAGAGTGGTATTGACTACATGGCACATTTATGTTGTCTTATTTGGAacttatattttgtaaataattagcaaatagaattaaaaacaataaataaataacaacagttTAATGGTAtggaacaacgtgagggtgagttcatattttaaataattaaaaggggcATAAAAGGGTAAGGAGGCGAGGCACTAAGACCCAGAGGACAGCATCCTCTCTCAAACTAGAAAATCATGCTTATCAAAGCTGCAACTTTTGCATCAGAGCCCTATAAAAAGCAAGAACCCTGCGACCGCCTATCAGTGAAACCTGTGAAGAATTGCCGCTGCTTGCGGGTAAAGTATGTAGAGATGACTCGTTTGTGGACGTGAAGCAAGAGGCGCAGGGATGTTCTTTCACAACTTCTGTGGTGCTTTATATTGTGCAATTTTGCAATTGGTATGCCAGTTTATTTTTCTTAGAGACCGAAGTTTGAGAATTAGAATGAAGCAGAAAGATATCTTTGCATGCCACAAAACGAAAACATCCACGAGCGTTTGTCTGCACCTGATGCTGGAGCTGGCAGAAATCATGAAGCGCcgaaaatattgctttattttcaaaatatgaaaacatatgtCTGCTGGGATGGAGCGCAGCGGTCATTTCAAACCAACACCTGGTCATTTCGAGGTTTTGAACAGCTCGTCCGGCACCAATGTGACTTTAACACCTAAAACGGGCGAAAAACAAGAAAGTTTCGCGTTCCAAGTCACCTTAGCGTCAGTTCTCGGTCTCATCACTCTTGCGACAATATTAAGCAATGCGTTTGTCATCGCCACCATTTCCCAGTCCAGAAAGCTCCAGACACCGGCGAACTTCTTGATCGCGTCCCTGGCCGTCACGGACCTTCTGGTGTCGGTGCTCGTGATGCCCATTTGCGTGCTGTACACGGTCACGCACGTGTGGACGCTCGGGCAGGTTATCTGCGACATCTGGCTGTCCTCAGATATCACCTGTTGCACCGCGTCCATTCTTCACCTCTGCGTAATCGCCTTGGATCGATACTGGGCTATAACGGACGCGGTCGAGTATGCCAAGAAACGCACCCAAGCGCGCGCCGCGGGGATGGTGGCGACCGCCTGGATCATCGCCATCTCCATCTCCCTGCCGCCTTTCTTCTGGCGACAGGTGAAGGCAGGGGAGCTCACCACCTGCTCCGTCAACACGGACCACATCTTCTACACCATCTACTCCACTTTCGGAGCTTTCTACATCCCTACGCTGCTGCTCATCGCCCTGTACGGGCGGATTTACGTGGAGGCGAGGAAGCGCATTTTGAAGCAGTCGCCCAAAAAAGCGGGGAAAAGACTCACTTCGGCACATCTGAGCACTAATTCTCCCGCTTCGGTGGCTTCGACTTCTCCTTTGCATTGTGGAAGGCAAGACCTTTACTCGGACAGCGGGTCTCTGAGCAGTGACAATCAAATTAGAGTAACTGTGTCCGACTCACTTCTGGAGAAAAAGAGAATCTCGGCCGCGCGCGAGAGGAAAGCCAC
The sequence above is drawn from the Cyprinus carpio isolate SPL01 chromosome A17, ASM1834038v1, whole genome shotgun sequence genome and encodes:
- the LOC109086042 gene encoding 5-hydroxytryptamine receptor 1B-like yields the protein MSAGMERSGHFKPTPGHFEVLNSSSGTNVTLTPKTGEKQESFAFQVTLASVLGLITLATILSNAFVIATISQSRKLQTPANFLIASLAVTDLLVSVLVMPICVLYTVTHVWTLGQVICDIWLSSDITCCTASILHLCVIALDRYWAITDAVEYAKKRTQARAAGMVATAWIIAISISLPPFFWRQVKAGELTTCSVNTDHIFYTIYSTFGAFYIPTLLLIALYGRIYVEARKRILKQSPKKAGKRLTSAHLSTNSPASVASTSPLHCGRQDLYSDSGSLSSDNQIRVTVSDSLLEKKRISAARERKATKTLGVILGAYIVCWLPFFIYTLLVSLCPSCFCAELFDFFNWLGYVNSLINPIIYTMSNEDFKKAFHKLISFRCCRR